The Triplophysa rosa linkage group LG15, Trosa_1v2, whole genome shotgun sequence genome has a segment encoding these proteins:
- the ubr7 gene encoding putative E3 ubiquitin-protein ligase UBR7 — translation MRSAREVRRFLCPGTGTRSIFLLSSSSRMAAIDGEEATVSLVDVLEEDEELENEASAVLGGSDSEKCSYPEGYVKRQALYACNTCTPKGGEPAGVCLACSYKCHEGHDLFELYTKRNFRCDCGNDKFGEMECKLFADKEKLNSGNKYSHNFFGLYCTCDRPYPDPEDEVPDEMIQCVVCEDWLHGRHLGCVVPDCVELQEMICETCMTKAHFLWRYAAQMAVPPITKVSPCKAEEDVKVEVEHDEEEKMIKNENQSSPVDEKVQVNGTSSCKRKHQDDIEGCSEDVSCSGCKLKEMKASGKSRTQQGAVFWPAAWRTTLCICADCKILYADAGVSFLTDEADTVLAYENKGKSTEQAEQAGRDPLMSALDNLNRVQQLEIIHEYNDMKTELKDFLQGFAAEGKVVTPEDIRLFFEQQQSRKRRRANAGQFYCS, via the exons ATGCGATCTGCTAGAGAGGTCAGACGATTCTTGTGCCCTGGAACAGGAACTAGAAGCATTTTTTTGCTCTCGAGTTCTTCAAGGATGGCGGCAATTGATGGAGAGGAGGCTACTGTATCTCTGGTGGACGTGTTAGAGGAAGATGAAGAACTGGAGAATGAAGCCTCCGCTGTCCTCGGTGGCAGTGATTCAGAGAAATGCTCCTATCCAGAG GGATATGTGAAGCGTCAAGCTCTGTATGCGTGTAACACCTGTACACCAAAGGGAGGAGAGCCAGCTGGAGTCTGTCTGGCATGTTCTTACAAGTGTCATGAAGGCCATGACCTTTTTGAGTTGTATACTAAGAG gAATTTCCGATGTGATTGCGGAAATGACAAATTTGGGGAAATGGAATGCAAACTGTTTGCA GATAAAGAGAAGTTAAATTCAGGGAACAAATACAGCCACAATTTTTTTGGCTTGTATTGCACATGTGACAGACCCTATCCAGATCCAGAGGATGAG GTTCCAGATGAGATGAttcagtgtgttgtgtgtgaggACTGGCTTCATGGTCGG CATTTGGGTTGTGTAGTGCCAGATTGTGTGGAGCTACAAGAAATGATTTGCGAGACTTGCATGACTAAAGCACATTTCCTTTGGAGGTATGCTGCACAAATGGCAG TGCCACCCATAACAAAAGTCAGTCCATGCAAAGCAGAGGAGGATGTAAAGGTGGAGGTGGAACATGATGAAGAAGAGAAGATGATTAAAAATGAGAACCAGAGCAGCCCTGTGGATGAAAAG GTGCAGGTCAATGGGACATCCAGCTGTAAGCGGAAGCACCAGGATGATATTGAAGGTTGCTCTGAGGATGTCTCATGCTCGGGTTGTAAGCTGAAAGAGATGAAAGCCTCAGGAAAGAGTCGGACTCAACAGGGTGCTGTGTTTTGGCCTGCAGCCTGGCGCACCACACTGTGTATCTGCGCTGACTGCAAG ATCCTGTATGCAGACGCAGGAGTGTCTTTCCTCACAGATGAGGCCGACACGGTCCTAGCATATGAGAACAAGGGCAAGTCTACAGAGCAGGCTGAACAAGCAGGTCGTGACCCCTTGATGTCAGCCCTAGACAACCTAAATCGTGTTCAGCAGCTGGAGATCATTCATG AGTATAATGATATGAAGACAGAACTAAAGGACTTCCTGCAAGGGTTTGCTGCAGAGGGCAAG GTGGTGACACCTGAGGACATTCGGCTCTTTTTTGAGCAGCAGCAAAGCCGTAAGAGACGAAGAGCCAACGCAGGCCAGTTCTACTGCAGCTAA
- the si:dkeyp-55f12.3 gene encoding uncharacterized protein si:dkeyp-55f12.3, translated as MATCELKGELKYRDGRTNQFTVKVDDNLKSMISGIKKLSADISDVLTVLVEQEKGSTGNIKDVDDDDDEDDSDEEDNNTKKDTKTNTEPPKKRKKN; from the exons ATGGCCACGTGCGAGCTGAAGGGAGAGCTGAAATACAGAGATGGACGAACAAACCAATTTACAGTGAAAGTGGATGATAATTTAAAATCAATGATATCCGGTATCAAGAAATTAAGTGCTGATATCTCGGACGTTTTGACGGTTCTTGTTGAACAAGAAAAGGGCTCGACGGGAAATATCAAAGACGTGGATGATG atgatgatgaagatgacagTGACGAAGAGGACAATAACACGAAAAAGGACACCAAGACAAACACAGAACCTCCAAAAAAGCGAAAAAAGAATTGA